Proteins co-encoded in one Oxyura jamaicensis isolate SHBP4307 breed ruddy duck chromosome 7, BPBGC_Ojam_1.0, whole genome shotgun sequence genomic window:
- the UPP2 gene encoding uridine phosphorylase 2, whose product MTETTGYSGSGLVLIKNPHLDTMEEDILYHLDLGTKTHNLPAMFGDIKFVCVGGSPNRMKAFAQFMHKELGLEGSGEDPADICAGTDRYAMYRTGPVLSISHGMGIPSISIMLHELIKLLHHAKCRDVTIIRIGTSGGLGIEAGSVVITDTAVDASFQPRFEQVVLGDVVVRSTDLDRDLAEELLACSKEIPDFPTLIGHTMCTYDFYEGQGRLDGALCSFSSEKKLEYLKRAHEAGVRNIEMESTAFAAMCRLCGLKAAVVCVALLDRLEGDQIRAPHQVLWEYQQRPQRLIAAFIQRRLGLRPPAGSVLPSSD is encoded by the exons ATGACTGAAACAACAGGTTACTCTGG CAGTGGGCTCGTCCTCATCAAAAACCCGCACCTGGACACGATGGAGGAGGACATTCTGTATCACTTGGACTTGGGAACAAAGACGCACAACCTGCCCGCTATGTTTGGGGACATAAAG TTTGTCTGCGTTGGCGGCAGCCCGAACAGGATGAAGGCGTTTGCCCAGTTcatgcacaaggagctggggcTCGAGGGCAGTGGGGAGGACCCGGCTGACATCTGCGCAGGGACAGACCGCTACGCCATGTACCGCACGGGGCCAGTGCTCTCCATCAGC CATGGGATGGGCATCCCTTCCATTTCCATTATGCTACATGAACTGATCAAACTACTGCACCACGCAAAATGCCGAGACGTTACTATTATACGCATCGGTACTTCTGGAGGCTTAG GGATCGAGGCCGGCTCCGTTGTGATCACGGACACAGCTGTGGACGCCTCCTTCCAGCCGCGGTTCGAGCAGGTGGTGCTGGGCGACGTGGTGGTGCGGAGCACGGACCTCGACAGGGACCTCGCGGAGGAGCTCCTCGCCTGCAGCAAGGAGATTCCCGACTTCCCCACGCTCATTGGGCACACCATGTGCACCTACGATTTCTATGAAG GTCAGGGGAGACTAGATGGAGCGTTGTGCTCTTTCTCCAGTGAAAAAAAGTTGGAATACTTAAAAAGAGCTCATGAGGCTGGCGTGAGAAACATCGAAATGGAGTCCACGGCGTTCGCTGCCATGTGCAGGCTGTGCGGTTTGAAAG CTGCTGTTGTCTGCGTGGCACTCCTGGACCGCCTGGAGGGGGACCAGATCCGGGCACCCCACCAGGTGCTGTGGGAGTACCAGCAGCGGCCTCAGCGCCTGATCGCCGCCTTCATCCAGAGACGCCTGGGGCTGCGCCCACCCGCGGGAAGCGTGCTCCCCTCCAGCGACTGA